Proteins from a single region of Runella sp. SP2:
- a CDS encoding ATP-binding cassette domain-containing protein, translated as MITLQNAFVRRYDTVVLSDLSLTIQTGEQWAIIGENGSGKSTLLEVLAGKWPIWRGKLTHDYGDVLLSKVAELVPSDYSFNRIIKSAAQYYQQRFHSHEAEVAPTVREVLTNQLKPVGTVDNHSVILPPNTISEADLLATCQLLSIDHLLDRHFVTLSNGETRRMLLARSLLKKPQLLLLDNPFSGLDVHSREVLRNALAHLKEAGVTIVLVTSSVEIPQSVSHVVRLKEGRIISEEESLSETDKATFQPREVVPISPTYNFSLAVNLRNITITYSGKKVLNNVNWQIKKGEKWALVGPNGSGKSTLLSILTADNPQRFANDYDLFDLKRGGPSMWDVKNKIGHVSPELHLYFPQETTVFKTIASGFFDATGVYFRKLTEDQIQQTHAVAEWLNVGSLLDKLFKNLSKGQQRLVLLARALVKHPPLLILDEPCQGLDFAAVEHFKEVVNAVCDSQEQTLIYVSHYPYEIPSCVTQTLRLSEGVVC; from the coding sequence ATGATTACACTCCAAAACGCTTTTGTTCGTCGCTACGACACCGTTGTTTTATCCGACCTTTCGCTCACCATTCAAACGGGTGAACAATGGGCCATCATCGGAGAAAATGGAAGCGGAAAATCCACATTATTAGAGGTTTTGGCAGGAAAATGGCCCATTTGGCGCGGAAAATTGACCCACGATTACGGCGATGTGTTACTCTCAAAAGTGGCCGAGCTTGTTCCGTCTGATTACTCTTTCAATCGCATCATCAAATCCGCTGCACAGTATTATCAGCAGCGTTTTCATAGCCACGAAGCAGAAGTGGCACCCACCGTCCGTGAAGTGCTGACCAATCAGCTCAAACCCGTAGGAACCGTTGACAACCATTCGGTAATACTTCCGCCAAACACCATCAGCGAAGCTGATTTACTTGCCACTTGCCAGTTGCTTTCCATCGACCACCTGCTCGACCGTCATTTTGTGACTTTGTCCAACGGCGAAACTCGGCGGATGCTTTTGGCGCGGTCGTTGCTCAAAAAACCGCAATTATTGCTTTTGGATAACCCATTTTCGGGTTTGGACGTCCACTCGCGCGAAGTACTAAGAAACGCCCTTGCGCACCTCAAAGAAGCAGGCGTTACCATTGTGTTGGTTACTTCCTCAGTAGAAATTCCCCAAAGCGTCAGCCACGTGGTTCGATTGAAAGAAGGGAGAATTATTTCGGAAGAAGAATCGCTTTCAGAAACCGACAAAGCGACGTTTCAGCCCCGCGAAGTGGTTCCTATTTCTCCAACGTACAATTTTTCATTGGCGGTCAACTTGCGTAACATCACCATTACTTACAGTGGTAAAAAAGTACTCAATAACGTCAATTGGCAAATCAAAAAAGGGGAGAAGTGGGCACTCGTTGGCCCCAATGGGTCAGGGAAATCGACGCTGTTGAGTATCTTGACCGCCGATAATCCTCAACGTTTTGCCAATGATTATGATTTGTTCGACCTCAAACGAGGCGGGCCGTCAATGTGGGACGTCAAAAACAAAATTGGACACGTTTCTCCCGAACTTCATTTGTATTTCCCCCAAGAAACCACTGTTTTTAAAACCATTGCTTCGGGCTTTTTTGACGCTACGGGGGTGTATTTCCGAAAATTAACGGAAGACCAAATACAACAAACCCACGCCGTTGCCGAATGGCTCAACGTGGGTTCATTACTTGATAAATTATTTAAAAACCTTTCCAAAGGACAACAACGCCTCGTTTTATTGGCCAGAGCGTTGGTGAAACATCCACCGCTACTAATTTTAGACGAACCCTGCCAAGGGCTAGATTTTGCCGCCGTAGAGCATTTTAAGGAGGTTGTAAACGCCGTCTGTGATTCGCAAGAGCAAACGCTCATTTACGTTTCTCATTATCCTTACGAAATCCCAAGCTGCGTTACCCAAACCCTCCGCCTTTCCGAAGGTGTTGTCTGTTAG
- a CDS encoding acyl-CoA dehydrogenase family protein gives MESLFVTERIKELLPKIKAFIESELYPLETPEYLAHDFSHVEPILQQKRQLVKKAGLWGLHLPEEDGGLNLTLCEFGQISEVLASSPFGHFVFNTQAPDIGNTELMHKYAPTHLKEQYLKPLMDGEIRSCFSMTEPEFAGSNPTRMGTMAVKDGDDYVINGHKWFTSSADGAAFAVVMAVTNPDAAPHKRASQIIVPMDTPGVKLVRNIPIMGHAGDSWASHAEMLYENVRVPQSNLIGTEGTGFLLAQERLGPGRIHHCMRFIGIAERSFDLMCRYAASREMEEGVMLGEKQFIQGFIAESRAEIDAARLLVLRTAKHIDERGAAAVRDEISMIKFFTANMMLRVIDRAIQTHGGLGMTSDVLLSYWYAHERAARIYDGADEVHKTALARGILKGYGLDTRKK, from the coding sequence ATGGAATCACTTTTTGTTACCGAGCGCATTAAAGAGCTCCTTCCGAAAATCAAAGCCTTCATTGAGAGTGAGTTATACCCACTCGAAACCCCCGAATACCTTGCCCATGACTTTTCGCACGTTGAGCCGATTCTTCAGCAAAAACGTCAGTTGGTCAAAAAAGCAGGTCTATGGGGACTGCACTTGCCCGAAGAAGACGGCGGGCTAAACCTCACGCTTTGCGAATTTGGGCAAATCAGCGAAGTGCTGGCCAGTTCGCCTTTTGGGCATTTTGTATTCAACACCCAAGCCCCCGACATTGGGAATACCGAACTGATGCACAAATACGCTCCCACGCACTTGAAAGAGCAGTATTTAAAGCCATTGATGGACGGAGAAATCCGTAGTTGCTTTAGCATGACGGAGCCCGAATTTGCAGGGTCAAATCCTACGCGCATGGGTACGATGGCAGTCAAAGATGGGGACGATTACGTGATTAATGGTCACAAATGGTTTACCAGCAGTGCCGACGGCGCGGCCTTTGCCGTGGTGATGGCCGTGACCAATCCCGATGCCGCTCCACACAAACGAGCCAGCCAAATCATAGTTCCGATGGATACGCCTGGGGTAAAATTAGTACGTAATATCCCCATCATGGGCCACGCAGGCGATAGCTGGGCGAGCCACGCCGAGATGTTGTACGAAAACGTTCGGGTGCCTCAGTCAAACCTAATTGGCACTGAAGGGACAGGGTTTTTATTGGCGCAAGAACGCCTCGGTCCTGGTCGGATTCACCACTGTATGCGTTTTATCGGAATTGCCGAGCGAAGTTTTGATTTGATGTGCCGCTATGCCGCTAGTCGAGAAATGGAAGAGGGAGTTATGTTGGGTGAAAAGCAATTTATCCAAGGGTTTATTGCCGAAAGCAGGGCCGAAATCGATGCCGCACGTTTGCTCGTATTGCGCACGGCCAAACACATTGATGAGCGGGGTGCAGCGGCTGTAAGGGACGAAATTTCGATGATTAAGTTTTTTACCGCCAACATGATGCTTCGGGTGATTGACCGCGCCATCCAGACCCACGGTGGGTTAGGCATGACCAGCGACGTTTTGCTGTCGTACTGGTACGCCCACGAGCGAGCAGCACGTATCTATGACGGAGCTGATGAAGTCCACAAAACCGCACTGGCAAGAGGTATTTTGAAAGGCTATGGCCTCGATACCCGTAAAAAATAA